The following are encoded in a window of Coregonus clupeaformis isolate EN_2021a chromosome 34, ASM2061545v1, whole genome shotgun sequence genomic DNA:
- the lnx2a gene encoding ligand of Numb protein X 2a isoform X1 produces MGSPGCEVGPAGPVEPVLEALCPECGQIHRAWENHLYNYRLEVDDDLVCHICLQPLVQPLDTPCGHTFCARCLRSFLQERDFCPLDRARLHLQVCRRSSILVHKLLDKLSVSCPLAPACSLSMPRCDLEAHLKHRCPGTQSQQTSLEGPPCDHGEEGAMVTSPPRSPRSLQTETDLREESSPSPPGGTSTAGMWTDEPGLDNPAFEESNEEDSVVGLECVVPRVKRPLSNPCIHLLRTASSASSVWDCPESPPLSAEEGCVKLPSLPEGEITTIEVHRSNPYVELGISIVGGNETPLINVVIQEVYRDGVIARDGRLLAGDQILQVNSVDISNVPHNFARSTLARPCATLQLTVLRERRCVSRPPASTTPSVPHAPCSTPEGIPSSPASLRITLQKRDSSEQLGIKLVRRTDEVGVFVLDLLDGGLAAKDGRLCSNDRVLAVNEQDLRHGTPEQAAQIIQASGERVYLLIGRPSKPTPPPPSSSASNRDLYCHDHFLPNHHHHHHSFSPSPSTVPTCAHLARSSTHRDLSQCVTCKEKHITVKKEPHESLGMTVAGGRGSKSGELPIFVTSIQPHGCLSRDGRIKRGDILLSINGQDLTYLSHSEAVGTLKASAASPSVQLRALEVSMVEEPDQGQSPEDQLLPTHPHTHDSDYDSSWSPSWVMWLGLPSHLYLSFLHSSHEIVLRRSHPGSWGFSIVGGYEENHSNQAFFIKTIVLGTPAYSDGSLKCGDMIVAVNGLSTAGMSHSALVPMLKEQRSRVALTVVSWPGSLA; encoded by the exons ATGGGCAGCCCCGGCTGTGAG GTGGGTCCGGCGGGGCCTGTGGAGCCCGTGCTGGAGGCCTTGTGTCCAGAGTGTGGTCAGATCCACCGGGCCTGGGAGAACCACCTCTATAACTACCGCCTGGAGGTGGACGATGACCTGGTGTGCCACATCTGCCTGCAGCCCCTGGTCCAGCCCCTGGACACACCCTGCGGACACACCTTCTGTGCCCGCTGCCTCCGCAGCTTCCTCCAGGAGCGGGACTTCTGCCCGCTGGACCGGGCACGGCTGCATCTGCAGGTGTGTAGGCGGAGCAGCATCCTGGTGCACAAGCTGCTTGACAAGCTGTCTGTGTCCTGTCCCCTGGCCCCAGCCTGCAGCCTCAGCATGCCCCGCTGTGACCTGGAGGCACACCTCAAACACAG gtgTCCGGGGACGCAGTCTCAGCAGACCAGTTTAGAGGGACCACCATGTGATCACGGGGAGGAGGGAGCCATGGTGACCAGCCCCCCCAGGTCCCCACGCTCCctccagacagagacagacctgcGGGAGGAGAGCTCCCCCTCGCCACCTGGTGGCACCTCCACCGCCGGAATGTGGACCGACGAGCCTGGACTGGACAACCCTGCCTTCGAGGAGAGCAATGAGGAGGACA GTGTGGTAGGGTTGGAGTGTGTGGTGCCCAGGGTAAAGCGACCCCTCAGTAACCCCTGCATCCATCTCCTCCGCACCGCCAGCTCTGCCTCCTCTGTGTGGGACTGCCCCGAGTCACCGCCCCTCTCTGCAGAAGAGG GTTGTGTGAAGCTGCCGTCCCTTCCAGAGGGTGAAATCACCACCATCGAGGTCCACCGCTCCAACCCCTATGTAGAACTGGGCATCAGCATCGTCGGGGGTAATGAGACGCCTCTCATCAACGTGGTGATCCAGGAAGTGTACCGTGACGGGGTCATTGCTCGAGATGGCAGGCTTCTGGCCGGGGACCAGATACTACAG gTCAACAGTGTAGACATCAGCAATGTGCCCCATAACTTTGCCCGCTCCACGTTGGCACGCCCCTGTGCCACGCTACAGCTCACTGTCCTAAGGGAGCGCCGCTGTGTCTCTCGCCCACCCGCCTCCACCACCCCCTCAGTGCCCCATGCCCCCTGTTCCACCCCAGAGGGCATCCCGTCCAGCCCTGCCAGCCTGAGGATCACCCTGCAGAAGCGGGACTCGTCAGAGCAGCTGGGCATCAAGCTGGTGCGGAGGACTGACGAGGTGGGGGTGTTTGTGCTAGACCTGCTGGACGGCGGCCTGGCTGCCAAGGACGGAAGGCTGTGTAGTAACGACCGCGTACTGGCGGTCAATGAGCAGGACCTACGCCACGGCACGCCTGAACAGGCTGCTCAGATCATACAG GCCAGCGGCGAAAGAGTCTATCTGCTGATTGGCCGTCCCAGCAAGCctacccctccccctccatcAAGCTCTGCCTCCAACAGAGATCTGTACTGCCATGACCACTTCCTCCccaaccaccatcaccatcaccacagcTTCTCCCCCAGCCCCAGCACCGTGCCCACCTGTGCCCATCTGGCCCGCTCCAGCACCCACAGA gacctGTCCCAGTGTGTGACCTGTAAGGAGAAACACATCACTGTGAAGAAGGAGCCTCATGAGTCTCTGGGTATGACCGTGGCCGGGGGGCGGGGCAGCAAGAGCGGCGAGCTGCCCATCTTTGTGACCAGCATCCAACCACACGGCTGCCTGTCACGGGATGGACGAATCAAACGAG gtgacATCCTCCTGAGTATCAACGGCCAGGACCTGACCTACCTGAGCCACAGCGAGGCGGTTGGCACCCTGAAGGCCAGCGCAGCATCGCCCTCCGTCCAGCTGAGGGCGCTGGAGGTCAGCATGGTGGAGGAGCCGGACCAGGGCCAGAGCCCCGAGGACCAGCTGCTgcccacacacccccacacacacgaCTCGGACTACGACTCCTCCTGGTCCCCGTCCTGGGTCATGTGGCTTGGCCTGCCCAG CCATCTCTATCTCAGCTTCCTTCACAGTAGCCATGAGATTGTTCTGCGTAGAAGTCACCCTGGGAGCTGGGGCTTCAGCATCGTCGGGGGATACGAGGAAAACCATAGCAACCAGGCATTCTTTATCAAGACCATTGTCCTTGGAACGCCTGCATACTCCGACGGCAGCCTCAA
- the lnx2a gene encoding ligand of Numb protein X 2a isoform X3, giving the protein MGSPGCEVGPAGPVEPVLEALCPECGQIHRAWENHLYNYRLEVDDDLVCHICLQPLVQPLDTPCGHTFCARCLRSFLQERDFCPLDRARLHLQVCRRSSILVHKLLDKLSVSCPLAPACSLSMPRCDLEAHLKHRCPGTQSQQTSLEGPPCDHGEEGAMVTSPPRSPRSLQTETDLREESSPSPPGGTSTAGMWTDEPGLDNPAFEESNEEDSVVGLECVVPRVKRPLSNPCIHLLRTASSASSVWDCPESPPLSAEEGCVKLPSLPEGEITTIEVHRSNPYVELGISIVGGNETPLINVVIQEVYRDGVIARDGRLLAGDQILQVNSVDISNVPHNFARSTLARPCATLQLTVLRERRCVSRPPASTTPSVPHAPCSTPEGIPSSPASLRITLQKRDSSEQLGIKLVRRTDEVGVFVLDLLDGGLAAKDGRLCSNDRVLAVNEQDLRHGTPEQAAQIIQASGERVYLLIGRPSKPTPPPPSSSASNRDLYCHDHFLPNHHHHHHSFSPSPSTVPTCAHLARSSTHRDLSQCVTCKEKHITVKKEPHESLGMTVAGGRGSKSGELPIFVTSIQPHGCLSRDGRIKRGDILLSINGQDLTYLSHSEAVGTLKASAASPSVQLRALEVSMVEEPDQGQSPEDQLLPTHPHTHDSDYDSSWSPSWVMWLGLPSVGDAEETRKGSKLTSEIHPMIHLKSSVENVFPSLSQLPSQ; this is encoded by the exons ATGGGCAGCCCCGGCTGTGAG GTGGGTCCGGCGGGGCCTGTGGAGCCCGTGCTGGAGGCCTTGTGTCCAGAGTGTGGTCAGATCCACCGGGCCTGGGAGAACCACCTCTATAACTACCGCCTGGAGGTGGACGATGACCTGGTGTGCCACATCTGCCTGCAGCCCCTGGTCCAGCCCCTGGACACACCCTGCGGACACACCTTCTGTGCCCGCTGCCTCCGCAGCTTCCTCCAGGAGCGGGACTTCTGCCCGCTGGACCGGGCACGGCTGCATCTGCAGGTGTGTAGGCGGAGCAGCATCCTGGTGCACAAGCTGCTTGACAAGCTGTCTGTGTCCTGTCCCCTGGCCCCAGCCTGCAGCCTCAGCATGCCCCGCTGTGACCTGGAGGCACACCTCAAACACAG gtgTCCGGGGACGCAGTCTCAGCAGACCAGTTTAGAGGGACCACCATGTGATCACGGGGAGGAGGGAGCCATGGTGACCAGCCCCCCCAGGTCCCCACGCTCCctccagacagagacagacctgcGGGAGGAGAGCTCCCCCTCGCCACCTGGTGGCACCTCCACCGCCGGAATGTGGACCGACGAGCCTGGACTGGACAACCCTGCCTTCGAGGAGAGCAATGAGGAGGACA GTGTGGTAGGGTTGGAGTGTGTGGTGCCCAGGGTAAAGCGACCCCTCAGTAACCCCTGCATCCATCTCCTCCGCACCGCCAGCTCTGCCTCCTCTGTGTGGGACTGCCCCGAGTCACCGCCCCTCTCTGCAGAAGAGG GTTGTGTGAAGCTGCCGTCCCTTCCAGAGGGTGAAATCACCACCATCGAGGTCCACCGCTCCAACCCCTATGTAGAACTGGGCATCAGCATCGTCGGGGGTAATGAGACGCCTCTCATCAACGTGGTGATCCAGGAAGTGTACCGTGACGGGGTCATTGCTCGAGATGGCAGGCTTCTGGCCGGGGACCAGATACTACAG gTCAACAGTGTAGACATCAGCAATGTGCCCCATAACTTTGCCCGCTCCACGTTGGCACGCCCCTGTGCCACGCTACAGCTCACTGTCCTAAGGGAGCGCCGCTGTGTCTCTCGCCCACCCGCCTCCACCACCCCCTCAGTGCCCCATGCCCCCTGTTCCACCCCAGAGGGCATCCCGTCCAGCCCTGCCAGCCTGAGGATCACCCTGCAGAAGCGGGACTCGTCAGAGCAGCTGGGCATCAAGCTGGTGCGGAGGACTGACGAGGTGGGGGTGTTTGTGCTAGACCTGCTGGACGGCGGCCTGGCTGCCAAGGACGGAAGGCTGTGTAGTAACGACCGCGTACTGGCGGTCAATGAGCAGGACCTACGCCACGGCACGCCTGAACAGGCTGCTCAGATCATACAG GCCAGCGGCGAAAGAGTCTATCTGCTGATTGGCCGTCCCAGCAAGCctacccctccccctccatcAAGCTCTGCCTCCAACAGAGATCTGTACTGCCATGACCACTTCCTCCccaaccaccatcaccatcaccacagcTTCTCCCCCAGCCCCAGCACCGTGCCCACCTGTGCCCATCTGGCCCGCTCCAGCACCCACAGA gacctGTCCCAGTGTGTGACCTGTAAGGAGAAACACATCACTGTGAAGAAGGAGCCTCATGAGTCTCTGGGTATGACCGTGGCCGGGGGGCGGGGCAGCAAGAGCGGCGAGCTGCCCATCTTTGTGACCAGCATCCAACCACACGGCTGCCTGTCACGGGATGGACGAATCAAACGAG gtgacATCCTCCTGAGTATCAACGGCCAGGACCTGACCTACCTGAGCCACAGCGAGGCGGTTGGCACCCTGAAGGCCAGCGCAGCATCGCCCTCCGTCCAGCTGAGGGCGCTGGAGGTCAGCATGGTGGAGGAGCCGGACCAGGGCCAGAGCCCCGAGGACCAGCTGCTgcccacacacccccacacacacgaCTCGGACTACGACTCCTCCTGGTCCCCGTCCTGGGTCATGTGGCTTGGCCTGCCCAG TGTAGGTGACGCAGaggagacaaggaaaggaagcAAGTTGACTAGTGAGATCCATCCCATGATTCACCTGAAGTCATCTGTGGAGAATGTGTTT CCATCTCTATCTCAGCTTCCTTCACAGTAG
- the lnx2a gene encoding ligand of Numb protein X 2a isoform X4: protein MGSPGCEVGPAGPVEPVLEALCPECGQIHRAWENHLYNYRLEVDDDLVCHICLQPLVQPLDTPCGHTFCARCLRSFLQERDFCPLDRARLHLQVCRRSSILVHKLLDKLSVSCPLAPACSLSMPRCDLEAHLKHRCPGTQSQQTSLEGPPCDHGEEGAMVTSPPRSPRSLQTETDLREESSPSPPGGTSTAGMWTDEPGLDNPAFEESNEEDSVVGLECVVPRVKRPLSNPCIHLLRTASSASSVWDCPESPPLSAEEGCVKLPSLPEGEITTIEVHRSNPYVELGISIVGGNETPLINVVIQEVYRDGVIARDGRLLAGDQILQVNSVDISNVPHNFARSTLARPCATLQLTVLRERRCVSRPPASTTPSVPHAPCSTPEGIPSSPASLRITLQKRDSSEQLGIKLVRRTDEVGVFVLDLLDGGLAAKDGRLCSNDRVLAVNEQDLRHGTPEQAAQIIQASGERVYLLIGRPSKPTPPPPSSSASNRDLYCHDHFLPNHHHHHHSFSPSPSTVPTCAHLARSSTHRDLSQCVTCKEKHITVKKEPHESLGMTVAGGRGSKSGELPIFVTSIQPHGCLSRDGRIKRGDILLSINGQDLTYLSHSEAVGTLKASAASPSVQLRALEVSMVEEPDQGQSPEDQLLPTHPHTHDSDYDSSWSPSWVMWLGLPSVGDAEETRKGSKLTSEIHPMIHLKSSVENVFLPSQ, encoded by the exons ATGGGCAGCCCCGGCTGTGAG GTGGGTCCGGCGGGGCCTGTGGAGCCCGTGCTGGAGGCCTTGTGTCCAGAGTGTGGTCAGATCCACCGGGCCTGGGAGAACCACCTCTATAACTACCGCCTGGAGGTGGACGATGACCTGGTGTGCCACATCTGCCTGCAGCCCCTGGTCCAGCCCCTGGACACACCCTGCGGACACACCTTCTGTGCCCGCTGCCTCCGCAGCTTCCTCCAGGAGCGGGACTTCTGCCCGCTGGACCGGGCACGGCTGCATCTGCAGGTGTGTAGGCGGAGCAGCATCCTGGTGCACAAGCTGCTTGACAAGCTGTCTGTGTCCTGTCCCCTGGCCCCAGCCTGCAGCCTCAGCATGCCCCGCTGTGACCTGGAGGCACACCTCAAACACAG gtgTCCGGGGACGCAGTCTCAGCAGACCAGTTTAGAGGGACCACCATGTGATCACGGGGAGGAGGGAGCCATGGTGACCAGCCCCCCCAGGTCCCCACGCTCCctccagacagagacagacctgcGGGAGGAGAGCTCCCCCTCGCCACCTGGTGGCACCTCCACCGCCGGAATGTGGACCGACGAGCCTGGACTGGACAACCCTGCCTTCGAGGAGAGCAATGAGGAGGACA GTGTGGTAGGGTTGGAGTGTGTGGTGCCCAGGGTAAAGCGACCCCTCAGTAACCCCTGCATCCATCTCCTCCGCACCGCCAGCTCTGCCTCCTCTGTGTGGGACTGCCCCGAGTCACCGCCCCTCTCTGCAGAAGAGG GTTGTGTGAAGCTGCCGTCCCTTCCAGAGGGTGAAATCACCACCATCGAGGTCCACCGCTCCAACCCCTATGTAGAACTGGGCATCAGCATCGTCGGGGGTAATGAGACGCCTCTCATCAACGTGGTGATCCAGGAAGTGTACCGTGACGGGGTCATTGCTCGAGATGGCAGGCTTCTGGCCGGGGACCAGATACTACAG gTCAACAGTGTAGACATCAGCAATGTGCCCCATAACTTTGCCCGCTCCACGTTGGCACGCCCCTGTGCCACGCTACAGCTCACTGTCCTAAGGGAGCGCCGCTGTGTCTCTCGCCCACCCGCCTCCACCACCCCCTCAGTGCCCCATGCCCCCTGTTCCACCCCAGAGGGCATCCCGTCCAGCCCTGCCAGCCTGAGGATCACCCTGCAGAAGCGGGACTCGTCAGAGCAGCTGGGCATCAAGCTGGTGCGGAGGACTGACGAGGTGGGGGTGTTTGTGCTAGACCTGCTGGACGGCGGCCTGGCTGCCAAGGACGGAAGGCTGTGTAGTAACGACCGCGTACTGGCGGTCAATGAGCAGGACCTACGCCACGGCACGCCTGAACAGGCTGCTCAGATCATACAG GCCAGCGGCGAAAGAGTCTATCTGCTGATTGGCCGTCCCAGCAAGCctacccctccccctccatcAAGCTCTGCCTCCAACAGAGATCTGTACTGCCATGACCACTTCCTCCccaaccaccatcaccatcaccacagcTTCTCCCCCAGCCCCAGCACCGTGCCCACCTGTGCCCATCTGGCCCGCTCCAGCACCCACAGA gacctGTCCCAGTGTGTGACCTGTAAGGAGAAACACATCACTGTGAAGAAGGAGCCTCATGAGTCTCTGGGTATGACCGTGGCCGGGGGGCGGGGCAGCAAGAGCGGCGAGCTGCCCATCTTTGTGACCAGCATCCAACCACACGGCTGCCTGTCACGGGATGGACGAATCAAACGAG gtgacATCCTCCTGAGTATCAACGGCCAGGACCTGACCTACCTGAGCCACAGCGAGGCGGTTGGCACCCTGAAGGCCAGCGCAGCATCGCCCTCCGTCCAGCTGAGGGCGCTGGAGGTCAGCATGGTGGAGGAGCCGGACCAGGGCCAGAGCCCCGAGGACCAGCTGCTgcccacacacccccacacacacgaCTCGGACTACGACTCCTCCTGGTCCCCGTCCTGGGTCATGTGGCTTGGCCTGCCCAG TGTAGGTGACGCAGaggagacaaggaaaggaagcAAGTTGACTAGTGAGATCCATCCCATGATTCACCTGAAGTCATCTGTGGAGAATGTGTTT CTTCCTTCACAGTAG
- the lnx2a gene encoding ligand of Numb protein X 2a isoform X2 — protein sequence MGSPGCEVGPAGPVEPVLEALCPECGQIHRAWENHLYNYRLEVDDDLVCHICLQPLVQPLDTPCGHTFCARCLRSFLQERDFCPLDRARLHLQVCRRSSILVHKLLDKLSVSCPLAPACSLSMPRCDLEAHLKHRCPGTQSQQTSLEGPPCDHGEEGAMVTSPPRSPRSLQTETDLREESSPSPPGGTSTAGMWTDEPGLDNPAFEESNEEDSVVGLECVVPRVKRPLSNPCIHLLRTASSASSVWDCPESPPLSAEEGCVKLPSLPEGEITTIEVHRSNPYVELGISIVGGNETPLINVVIQEVYRDGVIARDGRLLAGDQILQVNSVDISNVPHNFARSTLARPCATLQLTVLRERRCVSRPPASTTPSVPHAPCSTPEGIPSSPASLRITLQKRDSSEQLGIKLVRRTDEVGVFVLDLLDGGLAAKDGRLCSNDRVLAVNEQDLRHGTPEQAAQIIQASGERVYLLIGRPSKPTPPPPSSSASNRDLYCHDHFLPNHHHHHHSFSPSPSTVPTCAHLARSSTHRDLSQCVTCKEKHITVKKEPHESLGMTVAGGRGSKSGELPIFVTSIQPHGCLSRDGRIKRGDILLSINGQDLTYLSHSEAVGTLKASAASPSVQLRALEVSMVEEPDQGQSPEDQLLPTHPHTHDSDYDSSWSPSWVMWLGLPSFLHSSHEIVLRRSHPGSWGFSIVGGYEENHSNQAFFIKTIVLGTPAYSDGSLKCGDMIVAVNGLSTAGMSHSALVPMLKEQRSRVALTVVSWPGSLA from the exons ATGGGCAGCCCCGGCTGTGAG GTGGGTCCGGCGGGGCCTGTGGAGCCCGTGCTGGAGGCCTTGTGTCCAGAGTGTGGTCAGATCCACCGGGCCTGGGAGAACCACCTCTATAACTACCGCCTGGAGGTGGACGATGACCTGGTGTGCCACATCTGCCTGCAGCCCCTGGTCCAGCCCCTGGACACACCCTGCGGACACACCTTCTGTGCCCGCTGCCTCCGCAGCTTCCTCCAGGAGCGGGACTTCTGCCCGCTGGACCGGGCACGGCTGCATCTGCAGGTGTGTAGGCGGAGCAGCATCCTGGTGCACAAGCTGCTTGACAAGCTGTCTGTGTCCTGTCCCCTGGCCCCAGCCTGCAGCCTCAGCATGCCCCGCTGTGACCTGGAGGCACACCTCAAACACAG gtgTCCGGGGACGCAGTCTCAGCAGACCAGTTTAGAGGGACCACCATGTGATCACGGGGAGGAGGGAGCCATGGTGACCAGCCCCCCCAGGTCCCCACGCTCCctccagacagagacagacctgcGGGAGGAGAGCTCCCCCTCGCCACCTGGTGGCACCTCCACCGCCGGAATGTGGACCGACGAGCCTGGACTGGACAACCCTGCCTTCGAGGAGAGCAATGAGGAGGACA GTGTGGTAGGGTTGGAGTGTGTGGTGCCCAGGGTAAAGCGACCCCTCAGTAACCCCTGCATCCATCTCCTCCGCACCGCCAGCTCTGCCTCCTCTGTGTGGGACTGCCCCGAGTCACCGCCCCTCTCTGCAGAAGAGG GTTGTGTGAAGCTGCCGTCCCTTCCAGAGGGTGAAATCACCACCATCGAGGTCCACCGCTCCAACCCCTATGTAGAACTGGGCATCAGCATCGTCGGGGGTAATGAGACGCCTCTCATCAACGTGGTGATCCAGGAAGTGTACCGTGACGGGGTCATTGCTCGAGATGGCAGGCTTCTGGCCGGGGACCAGATACTACAG gTCAACAGTGTAGACATCAGCAATGTGCCCCATAACTTTGCCCGCTCCACGTTGGCACGCCCCTGTGCCACGCTACAGCTCACTGTCCTAAGGGAGCGCCGCTGTGTCTCTCGCCCACCCGCCTCCACCACCCCCTCAGTGCCCCATGCCCCCTGTTCCACCCCAGAGGGCATCCCGTCCAGCCCTGCCAGCCTGAGGATCACCCTGCAGAAGCGGGACTCGTCAGAGCAGCTGGGCATCAAGCTGGTGCGGAGGACTGACGAGGTGGGGGTGTTTGTGCTAGACCTGCTGGACGGCGGCCTGGCTGCCAAGGACGGAAGGCTGTGTAGTAACGACCGCGTACTGGCGGTCAATGAGCAGGACCTACGCCACGGCACGCCTGAACAGGCTGCTCAGATCATACAG GCCAGCGGCGAAAGAGTCTATCTGCTGATTGGCCGTCCCAGCAAGCctacccctccccctccatcAAGCTCTGCCTCCAACAGAGATCTGTACTGCCATGACCACTTCCTCCccaaccaccatcaccatcaccacagcTTCTCCCCCAGCCCCAGCACCGTGCCCACCTGTGCCCATCTGGCCCGCTCCAGCACCCACAGA gacctGTCCCAGTGTGTGACCTGTAAGGAGAAACACATCACTGTGAAGAAGGAGCCTCATGAGTCTCTGGGTATGACCGTGGCCGGGGGGCGGGGCAGCAAGAGCGGCGAGCTGCCCATCTTTGTGACCAGCATCCAACCACACGGCTGCCTGTCACGGGATGGACGAATCAAACGAG gtgacATCCTCCTGAGTATCAACGGCCAGGACCTGACCTACCTGAGCCACAGCGAGGCGGTTGGCACCCTGAAGGCCAGCGCAGCATCGCCCTCCGTCCAGCTGAGGGCGCTGGAGGTCAGCATGGTGGAGGAGCCGGACCAGGGCCAGAGCCCCGAGGACCAGCTGCTgcccacacacccccacacacacgaCTCGGACTACGACTCCTCCTGGTCCCCGTCCTGGGTCATGTGGCTTGGCCTGCCCAG CTTCCTTCACAGTAGCCATGAGATTGTTCTGCGTAGAAGTCACCCTGGGAGCTGGGGCTTCAGCATCGTCGGGGGATACGAGGAAAACCATAGCAACCAGGCATTCTTTATCAAGACCATTGTCCTTGGAACGCCTGCATACTCCGACGGCAGCCTCAA